The window AGGCCGAGGTTCGCGCTACCCGAGTAGAGCGCGTCGGAGAGCTTCTCGGCGGGGAGCGTCGCTAAGAGTCCCATGAGGTCGTCGAGGCCGGTCGCGCCAACGAGGATGTTGTAGACATCGAGTGCGGCGTAGCGCCCGCCGAAGTGGTCCATCACGCGCTCGTTGTACTCCCAGAGGGCGGCCTCGCTCGTGTCACCGGTCTCGATCGCCTCGATCGCTGCCTCGCCCGCGTACTTCCCGGCGTAGGCCGCGCCCGCGATTCCGCCGCCGGTGGTGGGGTTGACGTGGCCGGCGGCGTCGCCGATCGCCATGAAGCCAGGCGCAACCCCCGAATCGTACGGTCGGCGCGTGGGGAGGGCGGCTCCGAGTTTGTCGACCACAGTCGCGTTCTTGAACTCCGGGCGATTCCGGAGGTCGCGTTTCAGCGATTCGACGAGCTGCATCGGTTCCTCACCCATCTGGAACCCGAGCCCGACGTTGATCTGCGTACTCGTCCGCGGGAAGTACCAGAGATAGCCCGCGGCGCGCTCGGTGGGTTTGAGGACGAGTGCGTCGTCCCACTCGACGGGTTCGTCGACTTCGAGGACCTCGCGGTAGGCAGAGGAGAACTGCGAGTAGCTGACGTTGGTGTCGAAGGTCGCGCTCCCGAGATCGGCCTTGTCCTGGAGGATCGAGAGCGCGCCGGCGGCGTCGATCACCACGTCGCCACGGTACTCGACCGGATCGCCCTGGCGGGTGGCGCGCAGACCCGTCACCCGTCCGTCGTCGTTCTGGATCACGTCCTGCACCACCGTGTCGTAGTGGATCTCCGTGCCTACCCGCTCGGCCCCGTCGATGATGAGCTTCCCGTACTCCAGGCGGTCGATGACCGCGAGCTCCCCTGGTACTGGGATGTCGAGGACGGCGTTCTCTTGAGGGATCTCGAACCGGCCGTGATCGACGTCGGTGTTCGTGAACGCGGGTTCGATGGCGGACTTCGGGATCGCCTCGGGGAACGCGTCGGCCCCCTTGAGCGCGTCGCCGCAGGCGATGTGGCCCGCTTCGTCTGGTGATTTCCGTTCGACGATCGTGACGTCGTAGCCCGCCCGTGCGATCGTCGCCGCGGCGTAACAGCCGCCGGTGCCAGCGCCGACGATGGCGACGTCCGGCTCGTAGGTCGTCATTGGTGGGTGGTTGCGGGGCGGGTGGAAAACTCTTCTCCAACGTCCCGACGGTCGTTCTCCCGGTGTCCGCGCTCGGTCGTGGGGCGGAACGTCAACGAGAGAGGTAAAGGACTTTATCGGGTCCCCACGCACACCGGGTATGACCGACCATACTGTGGAGTTCGTGGGCACCGGCGAATCGATCACCGTCTCCGAGAAGGAGACCATCCTGAGTCGGTGCATCGAGGAGGGAATCGCCCAGGAGTACTCCTGCCGTGTCGGAATGTGTCTCGCGTGTTCGGCCGAGATCCTCGAAGGCGAGGTGACACAGCCGGCGGCGCGCGGTCTCTCCGACACCGAGGCCGAACGGTACGCGCTGACCTGCATGGCCCGTCCGCTCTCGGACCTCAAACTCGATCGTGGCAAGTATCCACCGAGCATCGAGGGCGACGCCATCGCCGGCGGTGACCCCGCACCGGCCGACGATTGAAAAGCGCCTACTGCCTACTGGTCGGCGAAGATTGGTCACTGGCACGAATCAGACTACCGGCTTGACCTGTTTTCGTCGGTTTGGCACATCCGTTGTCCCATTCGATAGCCCACTACTGGACGAGACTGTTTGAGGGACGAACGCGACCCAGGCGGCGACACGTCTTTGTGGCGACGGCGAGTAAGACACGTATGGCGTTTCAACGCGGCGACGGACTCGATCAGGAAGCGGTCAACGAACGCGTCGAC is drawn from Halococcus saccharolyticus DSM 5350 and contains these coding sequences:
- a CDS encoding geranylgeranyl reductase family protein; this translates as MTTYEPDVAIVGAGTGGCYAAATIARAGYDVTIVERKSPDEAGHIACGDALKGADAFPEAIPKSAIEPAFTNTDVDHGRFEIPQENAVLDIPVPGELAVIDRLEYGKLIIDGAERVGTEIHYDTVVQDVIQNDDGRVTGLRATRQGDPVEYRGDVVIDAAGALSILQDKADLGSATFDTNVSYSQFSSAYREVLEVDEPVEWDDALVLKPTERAAGYLWYFPRTSTQINVGLGFQMGEEPMQLVESLKRDLRNRPEFKNATVVDKLGAALPTRRPYDSGVAPGFMAIGDAAGHVNPTTGGGIAGAAYAGKYAGEAAIEAIETGDTSEAALWEYNERVMDHFGGRYAALDVYNILVGATGLDDLMGLLATLPAEKLSDALYSGSANLGLGLKLRTAIKSFGHWGTLYDLYETKGQADRLLDHYEDYPDHPNEFDAWQAQRDGLMDVIYATTGADAKY
- a CDS encoding 2Fe-2S iron-sulfur cluster-binding protein; this encodes MTDHTVEFVGTGESITVSEKETILSRCIEEGIAQEYSCRVGMCLACSAEILEGEVTQPAARGLSDTEAERYALTCMARPLSDLKLDRGKYPPSIEGDAIAGGDPAPADD